In the Podospora pseudocomata strain CBS 415.72m chromosome 5, whole genome shotgun sequence genome, one interval contains:
- the TRM10 gene encoding tRNA (guanine(9)-N(1))-methyltransferase (BUSCO:EOG09263760; COG:S; EggNog:ENOG503NU3A) has product MATVTDPQTVAPDVEMTDSLATTSDSNNLSTANGKRKADTDVSELDNRTIKKNTPSVNNDEQPANPSEAAIDTNMIPAEQAGQTPASTETPSTEEVKPGPSKRELKKLRKQAAYEAYAEQRKQKRKDKRHEKQAQRREEKEELMAKAVEKGLDPMAFIPTKKPLEPNFLPISVVIDCDFEQYMREGELISLSSQLTRSYAMNRKEKNQAHLSLSGFGGKLKERFETKLKNTHLNWKNVIITENNFVDCAQQAIDEFIQPYTAYNLPDHVASKETGNVPHMSLDEKFDNKSTEDVEEDSVHKNIVYLTSDSPYTLDRLEPGTAYIIGGLVDRNREKGLCYKRAQEHKVRHAKLPIGDFMAMQSRFVLTTNQVVEIMGKWLQCGDWGQAFLEVIPKRKGGVLKEGGGSQAGGDDEGNVKEEDTKEDQKEDEPDKSTDTEIKPEMD; this is encoded by the coding sequence ATGGCTACCGTAACCGATCCGCAAACCGTCGCACCGGACGTTGAGATGACCGACTCtctggccaccaccagcgactCCAATAACCTCTCAACTGCCAATGGCAAGCGCAAGGCCGACACCGATGTCAGCGAGCTCGATAACAGaaccatcaagaagaacacACCCTCTGTCAACAACGACGAGCAGCCAGCCAACCCCTCCGAGGCTGCCATCGATACCAACATGATCCCGGCCGAGCAAGCTGGGCAGACTCCGGCTTCGACCGAAACCCCTTCCACCGAAGAGGTCAAGCCTGGTCCCTCCAAGCGCGAGCTCAAGAAGTTGCGCAAACAAGCCGCCTATGAAGCCTACGCCGAGCAGCGCAAACAGAAGCGCAAAGATAAGCGCCACGAGAAGCAAGCCCAGCGtcgagaagagaaggaggagttgatggCTAAAGCTGTCGAGAAAGGACTCGACCCAATGGCCTTCATTCCCACCAAGAAGCCTCTCGAACCCaacttcctccccatctccgTTGTCATCGACTGCGACTTCGAGCAATACATGCGCGAAGGAGAACTGATTTCCCTGTCGAGCCAGCTCACCAGATCGTACGCAATGAACCGCAAGGAGAAAAACCAAGCCCATCTGTCACTCAGCGGGTTTGGGGGCAAGCTCAAGGAAAGATTTGAGACAAAGCTCAAGAACACCCACCTCAACTGGAAGAATGTGATCATTACCGAAAACAACTTTGTCGACTGCGCCCAGCAAGCTATCGACGAGTTTATTCAGCCTTATACCGCGTACAACCTTCCCGATCACGTCGCTTCGAAGGAGACGGGCAACGTCCCTCACATGAGTCTCGATGAGAAGTTTGATAACAAGTCGAccgaggatgtcgaggaggacaGTGTCCACAAGAACATTGTCTACCTCACTTCCGACTCGCCGTATACCCTTGACAGACTCGAACCAGGGACCGCGTACATCATTGGAGGGTTGGTCGATCGCAACAGGGAGAAGGGTCTTTGCTACAAGAGAGCGCAAGAACACAAGGTTCGCCATGCGAAGTTGCCGATCGGGGATTTCATGGCCATGCAGAGCCGGTTTGTCTTGACGACGAAccaggtggtggagattaTGGGGAAGTGGCTGCAGTGTGGTGACTGGGGGCAGGCCTTTTTGGAGGTGATCCCGAAGCGGAAGGGTGGTGTGCtgaaggagggtggtgggagtcaagctgggggtgatgacgaggggaatgtcaaggaggaggataccAAAGAGGATcagaaggaggatgagccgGACAAGTCGACCGACACTGAGATCAAGCCGGAGATGGATTAG
- the msh2 gene encoding MSH2 protein (BUSCO:EOG09260EPQ; COG:L; EggNog:ENOG503NVGK) codes for MSSRPELKVDDEHGFIRYYKSLPKVDEDVIRIFDRGDWYTAHGEDANFIARTVYKTTSVVRQLGKNDHTGLPSVTMTVTVFRQFLREALYKLGKRIEIYASPNGRMNWKIVKQASPGNLQDVEDELGGQFEGAPVILAVKITAKASEGRTVGVCFADASVRELGVSEFLDNDLYSNFESLVIQLGVKECLMQIDKAEKNKDPELAKLRQILDSCGISVSERPAGEFSTKDIEQDLARLLKDERSATLLPQTDLKLAMGSAAALIKYLGVLHDPSNFGQYQLYQHDLAQFMKLDAAALKALNLMPGARDGAKTMSLYGLLNHCKTPVGSRLLSQWLKQPLMDKAEIEKRQQLVEVFVNDTELRQTMQEEHLRSIPDLYRLSKRFQRKKATLEDVVRAYQVVIRLPGFLGTLEGVMDEAARDPLDEAYTNKLRELSNSLVKLQEMVETTVDLDALENHEFIIKPDFDDGLRIIRKRLDKLRSDMDKEFSEAANDLDQERDKKIFLENHKVHGWCMRLTRTEASCIRNKSRYQECSTQKNGVYFTTKTLQAYRREFDQLSQNYNRTQSGLVNEVVGVAASYCPVLEKLGGVLAHLDVIVSLAHCAENAPISYARPKIHPRGQGQTILTEARHPCMEMQDDVTFITNDVSLTRDNSSFLIITGPNMGGKSTYIRQIGVIALMAQIGSFVPCESAELTIFDSILARVGASDSQLKGVSTFMAEMLETANILKSATSESLIIIDELGRGTSTYDGFGLAWAISEHIIQQIGCFALFATHFHELTALAEKYPQVQNLHVTAHITSDRDVKREVTLLYKLAPGICDQSFGIHVAELVRFPDKVVRMAKRKADELEDFTSKHEAGSVKYGKGDVEEGSALLKDVLVKWKDQVKGGGMTKQEMVERLRELVRSDERLEGNPFFQSVKAL; via the exons aTGTCTTCCAGACCAGAGCTCAAG GTCGATGATGAGCACGGCTTCATCCGATACTACAAGTCCCTTCCCAAGGTCGACGAGGACGTGATTCGCATATTCGATCGAGGTGACTGGTACACTGCACACGGAGAAGATGCCAATTTCATCGCGCGCACTGTCTACAAGACCACCTCGGTTGTCAGACAACTGGGCAAAAATGACCACACCGGCCTGCCATCAGTCACCATGACTGTCACCGTCTTCAGGCAGTTCCTTCGGGAAGCGTTATACAAGCTGGGAAAGAGAATTGAGATTTATGCCAGCCCCAACGGCCGCATGAACTGGAAGATTGTGAAGCAAGCCTCGCCAGGCAACCTGCAAGATGTCGAGGACGAACTTGGAGGGCAGTTCGAGGGAGCGCCAGTGATCTTGGCCGTCAAAATCACAGCCAAGGCATCAGAAGGCAGGACGGTTGGCGTGTGCTTTGCCGATGCCAGCGTAAGAGAGCTCGGTGTCAGCGAGTTTCTCGACAACGATCTGTACTCCAACTTTGAGTCTCTGGTCATTCAACTCGGCGTCAAGGAGTGCCTCATGCAGATTGACAAGGCAGAGAAAAACAAGGATCCAGAGCTGGCAAAGCTGAGACAAATCCTCGACAGCTGTGGCATTTCCGTTTCGGAGAGACCAGCAGGCGAGTTTAGCACCAAGGACATTGAACAAGATCTGGCAAGGCTGCTGAAGGACGAGCGGTCTGCCACGTTACTCCCACAGACCGACTTGAAACTTGCTATGGGCTCAGCAGCTGCTCTGATCAAGTATCTTGGTGTTTTACACGACCCTTCCAACTTTGGACAATATCAGCTCTACCAGCACGACCTTGCCCAGTTCATGAAGCTTGATGCCGCCGCGCTCAAAgccctcaacctcatgcCCGGTGCCAGGGATGGTGCCAAGACCATGAGTCTGTATGGTCTCTTGAACCACTGCAAGACTCCCGTTGGTAGCAGGCTGTTGTCTCAATGGTTGAAGCAGCCCCTGATGGACAAGGCTGAGATTGAGAAGCGTCAGCAGCTTGTCGAGGTGTTTGTCAACGACACTGAGCTTCGACAGACTATGCAGGAGGAGCACCTCAGGTCTATCCCTGACTTGTACAGGCTATCCAAGCGCTTTCAGCGGAAGAAGGCAACCCTCGAAGATGTCGTCAGAGCTTACCAGGTCGTCATCCGCCTGCCCGGCTTCCTAGGCACACTCGAGGGAGTGATGGACGAAGCTGCCCGTGACCCCCTCGATGAGGCTTACACCAACAAACTCCGCGAGCTCTCCAACAGTCTAGTCAAACTCCAAGAAATGGTCGAAACCACCGTCgacctcgacgccctcgaAAACCACGAgttcatcatcaaacccgACTTCGACGACGGCCTCCGCATCATCCGCAAGCGCCTCGACAAGCTCCGCTCAGACATGGACAAGGAATTCTCCGAAGCAGCCAACGACCTCGACCAAGAGCGTGACAAGAAGATCTTTCTCGAGAACCACAAAGTCCACGGCTGGTGCATGCGCCTGACCCGGACAGAAGCAAGCTGCATCCGCAACAAGTCCCGCTATCAGGAATGCTCAACCCAGAAGAATGGAGTCtacttcaccaccaaaaccctcCAAGCCTACCGCCGGGAATTCGACCAGCTCTCCCAAAACTACAACAGAACCCAATCCGGTCTCGTCAACGAAGTTGTCGGCGTAGCAGCCTCGTACTGCCCCGTTCTCGAAAAGCTAGGCGGCGTCCTCGCCCATCTGGACGTGatcgtctccctcgcccacTGCGCAGAGAACGCCCCCATCTCCTACGCTCGTCCCAAAATCCACCCacgaggtcaaggacaaACAATCCTCACCGAAGCCCGCCACCCCTGCATGGAAATGCAAGACGACGtcaccttcatcaccaacgacgTCTCCCTCACCCGCGACAATTCTTCCTTCCTGATCATCACAGGCCCAAACATGGGCGGCAAGTCAACCTACATCCGCCAGATAGGCGTCATAGCCCTCATGGCACAAATCGGCTCCTTCGTCCCCTGCGAGTCGGCCGAGCTGACCATCTTTGACTCGATCCTCGCCCGCGTGGGGGCAAGCGACTCGCAACTAAAGGGGGTATCAACCTTTATGGCCGAAATGCTCGAAACAGCCAACATTCTCAAGTCAGCCACCTCCGAATCCCTGATTATCATCGACGAGCTAGGCCGCGGAACGTCGACCTACGACGGGTTCGGTCTCGCGTGGGCGATTTCGGAGCACATAATCCAACAGATCGGGTGTTTTGCCCTGTTTGCGACTCATTTTCATGAGCTGACTGCCCTCGCGGAAAAGTACCCGCAGGTTCAGAACCTGCATGTTACGGCGCATATTACGAGCGACAGGGatgtgaagagggaggtgacgCTGCTGTATAAACTCGCTCCGGGGATCTGCGACCAGAGCTTTGGGATTCATGTCGCCGAGCTGGTGAGGTTTCCGGACAAGGTTGTCAGGATGGCGAAGCGGAAGGcggacgagctggaggatTTTACGAGTAAGCACGAGGCGGGGAGTGTCAAGTATGGaaagggggatgtggaggaggggagcgCGTTGTTGAAGGATGTGCTGGTGAAGTGGAAGGATCAGgtcaaggggggggggatgacgaAGCAAGAaatggtggagaggttgagggagctgGTCAGGAGCgatgagaggttggaggggaatCCGTTTTTTCAGAGTGTGAAGGCTTTGtag